Proteins from one Mesorhizobium sp. M9A.F.Ca.ET.002.03.1.2 genomic window:
- a CDS encoding helix-turn-helix domain-containing protein yields the protein MNENEKLAQDVKAWRAKEGFTAEAAAKVLGIPRRTFEGIEQGRGFRYPVLLRVAIKSKTLSLRASLKGSPGLKGAFDGSAI from the coding sequence GTGAACGAGAATGAGAAACTTGCGCAAGACGTGAAAGCATGGCGGGCAAAGGAAGGGTTTACTGCCGAAGCCGCGGCCAAGGTACTGGGAATACCGAGGCGCACCTTTGAAGGCATAGAGCAAGGAAGAGGGTTTCGTTACCCGGTGCTCCTGCGCGTTGCCATCAAAAGCAAAACCCTTTCGCTACGGGCGAGTCTGAAAGGGTCCCCCGGACTGAAAGGAGCATTTGATGGCTCGGCCATTTAA